DNA sequence from the Rubrobacter radiotolerans DSM 5868 genome:
CCCGACACGCAGCGACGGCCCTTCGTCCCCGCGGGCCAGCGCGAGCAGGGCCTCGGCCAGCGAGCGCAGCCTCTGGGCCTCCTGCTTTATGGTCCTTACGCTCTTGCGCGCCGCCTGCGGGTCCTCCAGCGCCCACGCGTCCAGCATGTTCGCGTGCCCGCTTATTGCGGTGAGCGGGGTCCTGAACTCGTGGGAGGCGTCGGCGGCAAAGCGCCGCTGGCGGGCGAGGGCCTCTTCCTGACGCGCGAGGGAGGCCTCCAGACGCCCGAACGCCGTCTCCAGACGGGAGAGCAGGCCGTTTATTGTTGTGGCGAGGCGCCCGATCTCGTCGTTGGGGTTCGCCACGGGCAGGCGTCGGCCGAGGTCGGTCTCGCTCATCTCACGGGCGGAGCTCACGACGGCGTCGACCGGCCGCAACGCGGTCCGGGCGAGAAAGTACGCCCCGCCGATGGAGAGCAGGAGTGCGACGCCGATCCCGGCCGCCAGCGCCGTGGCGATGGTCCTCAGGCTCTCGTCGAGGTCGCTGTAGGAGCGGCCGGCTTCGAGCACGAGGAGCGGCCCCCCTTCGGGCCTTACCGGCACCGCGTAGACGTAGTCGGGGGCTTCCCCGGAGAGCTCCGCCGTGCCGGAGGCGGGCTCACCGCTGCGTACCACCTCGCGCCAGAGGCCGTCCTGCCCCGACGCGTTCGCCGGGAGGCTCACCGACTCGTAGAGCACCCGGCCGTCCCGGTCGCGCACGACGACAAAGACCCCGTCGAGGGAGAGCTGCTCCGCGGCCTCTTCCTCCAGCGTCACCCGCGGGGCCCCGTTCGAGCCTCCCTCCACCTCCAGGTCCCGCGCGGCGAACTCGGCGCGGCTCTGCACGGTGTCCTCCACGTTAGAGAGCAGGGACTCGCGCAGGATAAGGTAGAGCCCGACCCCGAGCAGCATCAGGATCGCCCCTATGGCGAGAGCGTTGAAGATCGTCAGCCGCCAGCGGATGGGCACCGCCGCTACTTCTCCTTCAGAGCGTACCCGGCACCGCGGACGGTGTGGATCAGCTTCGGCTCCCCCTCGGCGTCCACCTTCTTTCTCAGATACCCGATGTAGACGTCGACCACGTTCGTCGGGATGCCGAACTCCTGCTCCCAGACCCGGCTGAGCAGGAGGTCCCTGGAGAGCACGCGGCGGGGGTTCTTCGCCATGAACTCCAGCAGCTCGTACTCGCGCTGGGTGAGGTCTATCCCGCGCTCGCCGCGCCGGACCTCGCGGGTGGCGGTGTTCACCTCCAGGTCCCCCACCCGCAGGACCTCCTCGCCTTCGACCCGACGCAGGAGGGCACCCATGCGCGCTACGAGCTCCTCGATGTCGAAGGGCTTGGTAAGGTAGTCGTCGGCGCCGTGGTCGAGGCTGTGGACCTTGTCGAGGGTGGTGTCGCGGGCGGTGAGCATGATCACCGGCACCCGGTTGCCCGAGCGCCGGATGCCGGTCAGCACCCCGACCCCGTCCAGCTTGGGGAGCATGATGTCGAGCACGACGAGCTCTGGCCTGAACCCCTCGACCTGCGCGAGCGCTTCCCGCCCGTCGTAGGCGCAGCGCACCGAGAGGTTGCGGCGCTCCAGCTCCGGCTCGACGAAGCTGGTTATTGCGGGGTCGTCCTCGACCAGTAGTATCCTCGTTCCCGGTCTCATCCTCTTATCACCTCTTAAGATGCATATTCTAGTTCCCGAGTCTCATCGGTTTCATCCACTTTCCCCGCAACGCGCCTCCACCTCCATCGGCGAAAGGCGAGCCGGGCGCCGACCCAGCCGCTCGCGAGGCCGAGGAGGACGCCCATCGCCACGTCGGTCGGCCAGTGGATGCCGACGTAGAGACGGGAGTACGAGATCGCCGCCGCAAGCGCGAGCATGCCCCAGCCCCAGACCGGCACTTTTTTCAAGAGCTTCTTGCCCGCAAGCACGACGCCGGACGCTACAGCGAAAGAACTGGTCGTGTGTCCCGAAGGGAAGGCGTAGGAATGCGGCGCGCTCACAAGGAGCCGGACGTGATCGAGGGTGAGGAACGGCCTCGGGCGCATCGTGAGGTCTTTGAGGAGCGTCGAGGACGCAAAGCCGAGAGCCAGGGCGAGGAGCCCGGCGAGCGCTATTTTGCGACCGGTCTTCTTACCGAAGGCGGCTATAGCTCCGAGCGCTATAAGCCAGACCGCGCCGAGGTTCCCGGCCCGGCTCAGGGCGGGCAGCAGCGTGTCGAGCAGCGGGCTCGTCCACCCGCCGTTTATCAGGTGAAACGTCACGTAATCCAGGCCCACCAAGTGGTTCGTCATCTCCGGCTCCCTGTGCTCTCTTGCAGGCCCTTTCCGGCCCTGCGAGTTATCGCGGACATCATCTTCGAGGGTTCTAGGCCGTCCGGACGGAAGCGCGAGGAAGGGTGATCCCCCGACCCGCTCCGGCGCATCCTCTGTTACGGGCGGGTCAGGCGGAGATGCTCTCGGCCTCGTCCACGACCGAGAGCATCTCGGAGAGCGAGGGGTTTCGCGACGTGCGGGACCTGCCGCCGACGCAGATCCTGGCCACAACGTCTGGCCGCGGGGGGACCTCGACCCAGGCCGCACTCGCGGCGAACGCGCTCTTGGGACGGTCCGAGATCACCACGTCGGGGCGCACGCGGGAGACCGCGGCATCGAGCCCCTCCGACCCGGCGACCGAGACTTCGAGGTGCGGCCGGCAACACCCGATGGCTCGGGCTATGGCGTCGCCGTATGCGTAGTGATGTCTGTTGAAGGAGACCAGCACCCGCATCTGCACCTACCCTACCTCGGGCTCCGCGCCGCCACCGTGGTGCGGGCCGTCGCCGCTTTTGCAAAGAGGACGAGGAAGGCTGCTTCGATCAGGAGCGAGGCGATCCCGGTCGCCTCGAAAAGTTCCCCGACCGGGAGGCCCGGCAGCCCGACCGTGCGGCTGATGAGGTACGCTGCGATCGCCCCGCCCGCGACGAGTGCGCCGAGAGCCCAGCCCCAAACCTTCGCCCCGCGGCTGATGCCGTAGGCCGCGACCGCCGCCCCGCCCGCGTTCGCCAGGAACGACAGACCCCAGAAGGCGCCGTGCTCGGCGAAGTACTCCGGCGCCTCGACCAGGTGGATAAGGCCCGTCAGCGCGATCAGGGCCACCGCCGTCCACTTGACGCTCTCCGTAACTCTCACTCTTTGCTACCTCCTGTTCGCTCTCGGGGACCTCCGTGCCCCCATCCTCCGTCAAGATAGAAGGCAAACTTAAGAGCCGGATGAGAAGTCGAGGGACCTTTGCAACAACAAGATGCCCGCTGGGATTACCTTCTCCCGGCGGACATAGAGTGAAGCGGAAGGTCTTTGAGAAGCCTCGACCCTACGACCTTCGAGCTTCGATCATCTCCTTGAGCTTCTTCCAGTCTACTGTTCGGACGCCGCTTTTGAACCTCATCTCAAGACCTCCGCGTGTCAGGCGCAGGTCGCCGTGCCCCCGGCTCGCCCACTGTCCGCTCAGAGCCCCGCGCGCCAACACCTTTCTGCGAGCCTGACGCCAGCTAAAGCGCCGCAGGTTGTGCTCCAGATCGCGGTACCTGTAGATCCAGCACGCGTCCGAGACTGCATCGTAGCGGGCGCGACGGTCCGCCTCATCCCAGTACGCCGGCTCGGGCGAGGTTGCCCGCGCGCGACGGTCTCTGTGGCCGCCGCTCCTTGTCGAGATACCGTGCATCTTTTCGTCCTCCCGGCTCGATTTGCTTGTCCTTCGCCTTGTACGGGCATTGTGGATCCCCAGCTTAAGAACCGGATGAGAAGGTTGTTTGTCGGGGGACTTGTAAGCCTCTATCTGGAGGAGGGTCTCTCCGGCAACACGAGGGGTGGTCGAGGCTTCTGGTTGAAATCGAAAGCCTGCGTGATGTCACCCAGCTGCGGGGCGTTTTCCCGGATGCTCGGTCTCGGGTCGGGGCGGCTCATCGTCGCGGGGTCGAGCCTCTGCGAGTCCAGTAAACGGTCCTCGATGAACTTCAGGTAGGCGTCCGAAGTCAAAGTCTGGCTATCTATGTAGCCCCGCTTCGCGTAAGGGCTTATAACCAGCCCGGGAACCCTGATCCCGTAGCCGTTCTCGTCCACCTTCTCGGGCGGGACGTGGTCGTAGAAGCCTCCCCACTCGTCCCACGTCAGGAATATGACGGTGTTCTCCCAGTTTCTTCCTTGCATGACGGAGTTCACCGCGCGGGTCACGAACGCCTGCCCATCCTGGATCGAGGCCGGAGGATGCTCGCTGTTCTTCGGTCCGGACATGACCCAGGACACCGCGGGCAACCGGCCATTCTTTGCGTTCTCGTGAAAGCGCGCTACATCCTGGATATTCCCGAGCTGACCGTTTTCTTTGACGGTCGTGAAGTAGGGGAGCGGATTTCTGGAGGGCGGTGTTCCGTTCGGTCCCGTCTCGACGTAGTAGGCCCAGCTCACGTCGTTCTCGTGCAGAAGATCGGTGATGTCTGTCCAGGCCGAATCCGATCGAGGGACTGGCACCGCAGCATAACCTCCATACGGGTCCAGATCGTTCCGACAACTCATGGGATTGGAGGAAGAACACGTAGCTGACCATCCTGAGACCCGCGCCAGGTTGTTCGGCACACTGGCGGCTGCCATCGACGCGAAGAACCTATCTTGCAGCACGTACTCTTCCGCATAGCGCCAGTAGTTTGGAATGGTGCGCCTGTCCCGGTAGCCCATCACGTCCGGTTCCGCACCCTTCTCCCCGGCTGGACTGCAGTCGGGATTCGGTTGTTTATCAGTGCCGCAGCTTTTATTGCGTCCGGCTCTCTCCATTTGCAGGAAGCCATCCATCTTGCCACCATCAATAGCCACCTTCGCCCCGGATTCGTCATGTGGTCCTCCGTAGTTCTCCGCGCTTGAGTTGTAGAAGGGACGCTCGCACCTTTTCGAGTCCGGATCTGGTATGCACGGAGTCGGAGTCCCGTCTTTCATCGGGATACCGTTGGCGCCGGGAAAGGTGCCGAAATAGTTGTCGAAGGAGTGGTTCTCCTGAGTAATGATCACGACGTGTTCGATCTTGGCAGCTCCGGCCGGTAGGTTGGAGACGCGCTTGTCTTTCGCATCGCTCCACCGCGCCTCCTGAACCACTTGCTCCTTGACTCCGCAGGCTGCAAGCAGGAAAACCGCCACCAAGGCGAGAGAAAGACAAACCACCTCTATCCCTCTTTTACCCATAACCTCTCCTCCTCGTATAAAGCATCCCCTTGAAGATCGCCGTTGGACGCTTGTTCAACTGCAACGTCCCGGCGCGCTGAGCTCAACTACCGGACTCCCCGACGTAGTTCGGTTCCGGGATCTCACCCCCGGCCTCCTCTAGCAAACGGCGATAGAACAGCAGGCTGATCATAAACGGGACAATGTAGTAAACGAGGCGAAACAGCACCACGGCCAGGATAGCGGATCTGAGGGGAACTCCCAGAAGGGCGTAAACGGCGGCCATGGAGCCGTCCTGGACCCCGAGTCCTCCCGGAACCATGGAGACGAGGCCGGCCGCCACACCGGTGACAAAGCCGGTCAGAAGCACCCCGGGCCTGACGACCGTCCCGAGGGCCGCAAAACAAAACCAGAGCGTGGCGGCGCTCGCCATCCAGTCCAGGAACACGAGGGTCACGGGTAGAGTTATGAGCTTCGGGCGGCGGCGCACAGCCAGGACCCCCCGGTTCATGGTCGCGTCGAGGTTCGTCAAGCGAGCGCTGATGTCGTGGTGCGTGATCCTCTGCCACGCCCCGCCAGCCACTCGCAGCGTCACGTTCCTGACCCTCCCGACGAACAGAAGGACCCAGAAAACCACCAAGAGAACGAGCAGGAGGCCGGAGGCAAGAGCGAGAGCGCGGGCGGCTCCTCCGCCCGACGGATGCGTCAGAAAGAGGAGCACAAGACCTGCGGGGGCCAGCAAAAAGAGCGCCAGGTTGTTCAGGGCCGAATGGAAGAGAGAAGCCGCCAGGACATCCCGAACGGGTAGCCCCCGGCGCTTGATCAGCAGCATCCGGAGTGAATATCCGGCCGCTCCCCCGCTCGCCACCAGATGGTTGAGCGCCCACGACACGAAGCCTATCTCGAAGAGGTCTCGTCTACCAAGGCGTACCCCGAACACGCGGCAGATCGTCGCAAAGGAGAGGCTCAGACAGGCGTAGGAGACGGTCGTGAAGGCGAGCGCGGGCAGGACGAGCCCCCAGTTCGCCCGCACGATGACCTGACGCAGCTGGCTCCAGTCAAGAACCACGACAACGAGACCGAGAGCTACGAGCATCGCTATTGCCAGGGTGACGAGGCGACGCTGCCGTCTTGTCCCTCGGATCACTTCTCCCCCTCCGTAAGGCGCGTCAGGGCGACGCCTATCGAGAGCAGGTTCTGCGGACCGCCGCTGTAGACAAGATACCTATCCTCCCAGGCGGGGTCGTACTTCGCCTTGTACTCGCGCAGGCCCTTGTACGAGAACAGGCGCTCGAGCCGCTGCGAGAGCATCTTGAGGACCCGTTCCTCCGGCGTGGAATCCGTCGTTTCTCCCAGGCCCGAGAGAGGCGCGAGGCCGAGGTCGAACCGCTCGTATCCCTCCCCGAAGTACGCGAGCATCAGCTCTATCAGCATGAAGTCCATTACGCCGTTCGGCGTGTCGGGGCGGTGGCGCATCAGGTCTATGGTCGCCTCGTCCTTTCGGTAGGACGGCACTTCGTTGACGAAGGCCTGCGCCCGCCCCCCGCCATCCCTGACCACGAAAAGTCGTCCCTTGCGCAGGTAGTCAAGGTCGAACTTGCCCAGAGTGAATCCCCTCTCGCGTCTGCCCGGCAGGGTCAGCCATCCGTCGGAGATGCTCTTTATTTCCTCCAGCAGTTCCGGCGAGTGCGGAGTTTCATGCCAGCGGGCCGTGTAGCCTTCACGTTCTCCGTAGCGTCGCCGGGTGTAGCGCATCTTCTTACTGCGAGAGGTCTTCGAGGCGAAAGGACCGAGCTCTACCACGGCCTCCTCCCCGACCTTCAGGGCGCGCAGACCGTGCCTGGCGTACAGGGGGAGTAGATCCGGAAGGGTCTGATGAAAGGCCACACTCCAGCCGTTGTCCCGGCAGTATGCTAGAAACCGCACGATTACGTCTTCGAGTTCGTCTTCGGGGCCGGAGGGGTCCCCGAGCGCGACGGCGACGTTCGCCTCTGTCCTGTAGGCGATAAACGAGCGTCGGGTATGCGAGAAGAAGTAAGATTTACAGGGGTAGAGCTTGAAGAAGTCCAGGGACGATGTGCCGTGCTTCTCCAGGATCTCCCGCGCTTCGTTGCGTTCGTGGGGCTGAATTCTGAACCGGTAAGCCACCGGCCTGAAGAGACTGAAAGCGCCGAAAGCGACGGCGGACAGGCTGGCCACGTTCAGCGAGTCGAGAAACCAGTCTGCCTGAGCCGTGCGCCCGGCGGTGTCCGGCGGTGCAGTGAACGTAAGCTCGCGCAGGGTCTGGCCGAAAGCCTCCGTCAACCGGAAGTCGTTGTTGAAATCCGACGGATCCGCGAGCCAGAACCCGAGCGTCCCGTAGGCCAGCACCAGTGCAAAGCTGCTCGCGACGACCCCGACGGCCCGCGCTATCGAGCGCCGTTCGCTGTGCACGGTGAACTGCTCTCTGAACACCAGTAGCATCAGGATCAGGAAGACCGGTCCGATCAGCGCGTCCAGGAAGACCAGTTCCTGCGTGGACAACTCGTTCAGGGCGTGGATGATTAGCACGAGCGTGGAACTCAGCAGCGTCATCCACCAGGCTAGGCGCTTTCTTTCCAGCAGGTTCAGGGAGAGGTAGACCAGGGCGACCCCGAAGATCAGGCTCAAAGAGCGGTTCCAGTAGTACAGGCCGTACGGCAGAAGCTCCGAAAAGGTCTGGTTGCTTAGAAGACCCCCGAAGAGCACACGCACAACCTCGGAGGCTCCGTTAAGGAAGGTCAGACCCGCCACCAGCCAGACCGCCGGTCTGTAGCGGGGGCTGCGGATCGAAGGTCGAGGTCTGTCTGGACGCGTCTCGGCCGAATGCAATGCGCTCCCATTTTGGACCTCTGCCTCCCTCATGGGTTCCTCCAGATCGCTCACCGGCCGTTTATCCGCCTTTCAGGTTCTTGCTCGCGTAGAGCAGGAAGTTTGGTAGCTGATCCCGCCAGAGACTCCAGGTGTGTCCGCCCGGATAGACGTGAAAGTCGTACGGGATGCCCTGCGATTTCAACTGCGCGGCGAATTTCTGGTTCTCCGCCGTGTAGGGTGGGTCGCTGGCTCCGACGTAGAAGTAGATATCGGGCACGTTCTTTTTGTTGAGCTTCGGCAGGTAGCTGGCGGGACTGTTCGAGGCCGCGAGCGCGCGGCTGCCGCCGAAGGCCGGCTGGTGTGCCTGCGCGGTGAAGTACCCGGAGAAGCTGCCTATGACGCCGTATTCGTCCGGATGCCTGAGACCGATGTTAGCCGCCGCGTAGCCTCCCGCGGAGAGTCCGGCTATCGCCCGGCCGTCTCTGGCGGCCAGCGTCCTGTAGCTTGCGTCCACCTCCCCGACAAGGTCCCTTGAGATATAGGTCTCCCACTTCCCGAGTGGGCCGTCAACATACTCCGTCGAGGAAGCAAAGCGCCACGGGCTGCCCTGAGGCATGACGAGAATCATGGGCCGGAGCCTCTTCTGCGCAAGCAACGTGTCCATCTCGACGTTCGCGCCGCCGACCGTGATCCAGTCATCGTAGCCGCCCGGAGCCCCGTGGAGCAGGTACACGACCGGGTATCGCACGGAGGCGTTCTTCGGGTCGTTGTAGCCGGGAGGCAGATAGACGTCGTAGGTCATGCTCTCTCCAAGAGCTTTTGAATGGAAGGTTTTCGTGTTTACTGCTCCGAAAGACGTAACAAACGGCGGGTAAGTGTTCGGGTTTCCCCAGAGCGTGCGGTGCTCGAAGTAGTTGTAGCCCATCCAGCCACCGGCGACCAAGAGCAGACCCAGCACGAGGAGGATCACTAGCCCAACCCTCGGCCGGGTGCTCTTCCCGTGGCTCGCGAGGTTTCTAGCGGGCATTATCCACCGCTGCTTTTGCGTGGGTCGGAGAAGCCCGGCAAAAACGAGACCGCCGGGACGTCTGAATGTGCCCCCGGGCGAAAGCCGGAAAACGACATCGCTGGTTGGCGTGATAGATCTTCAGGTTCTGCTGTAGAACATGCTGCTTTCCATCCTGCACGCCAGCGGAGATGTCTCGCTTGCTCAACGTTCGAACCTCCGTAACTCTTCCCGGGTCGGCAACCTGCAAGAAGGGCTTGGCCCTGATGGTGAGGGAGGCTCCCTCCAGCTATTCGTCCAGGTGCCTCCTTCTGAGCGCGACGGGACCGAAGAGCGCCGCCCCCGCGACGATGGGTACGCCGATGGCGACCGGAAGGACGCCTCCGGGGTTGAGGTTCTTCTGAGCCCTCACCGAGAGTGGGACTTCCTGCCCGACCGACGCCCTTGTCGAGCCGCCCGCTATGGCGTTGGCATGGCCGGTAGCGCACGGGGGAGAAACCGAAGCCCAGCCGGTCATAGCTCGTTACGGCTCGTTACGGGGACCCCGGTTCGGGACCTCCCCACAGAGTGCTTCGAAGCCTTCCCCGGTCCAGGATCGCAACGCGGTCGCAGAGCGCTTCGGCCTCCTCCGCGCAGCGCGTGGCGAGCACGACGGACCTGCCGCCGGCTCGGATTCCCTCCACCAGGTCCCACAGGTTCTGGCGCGCCTGCGGGTCGAGGCCCTTTGTCGGTTCGTCGAGAAAGACGATCTTGGGATCGTTGACGAGCGCGAGCGCCAGGGAGAGCCGCTGCTGCTGATCGGCCGAGAGACCGTCCACCCGGACCTTCGTCTCGCGGGCGAGTGATACGCTCCCCAGGAGCCCATCGATGCGTCTTGGCGAGCTGTCGGCGTCGCAGAGCTCGGCAAAGAGCTCAAGGGTCTCGCGGATCGTCAGAAAGTCGAAGAGCGCCGTCGTCTGGAGCTGCATCCCCACTATCCTCTTCAGCTTCAAGGGCTCGCGCACGGCGTCGTAGCCGGCGACCTCTACCTCGCCGGCGTCGGGCTTGCTGAGGCCCTTGATCATCTCCAGCGTCGTTGTCTTGCCCGAGCCTTCCGGACCGAGGATGCCGAAGATCTCGCCCCGGTACACGTCCAGGTCAACGCCGTCTACAGCGACCACGTCGCCGTAGCTCTTGCGCAGGCCGCGCACCCGGATCACGGTCTCCTTCGCCGACGGACAGACCTTTCTATTGTCGGCTTCCCTTGTCTGCATGACGGTCTCCTACGCTCTGCGGTCTTCTCTTTCTATGCTTCGAGCTTAAGGGCCGTCAGGCGGGCATGCATCGTCGGAAGGTGGGATCGCAGTCAGGTTGGCGGCTGTGCCTCAGGTCATGTGCCCTTTTGCGCAAGGGGACGTATGATGGTCTTGGAGGCGCGCACGGCGCGCTCTCGCTCCTCTCCGGGGCCGTCCACCAGCCCGGCAGCGGCGCGGACGAGGTTGGGGTAACGTCCGTTGGCGGACTCGAGGCGTCCGGCGAGCGCCAGAAGCGCCAGAGCATGCTCGTCGTCGGGTACCCCGTCCCGGGAGAGGATCTCCGCCAGACGTTCGTCTTCGGGGTCGCCGGCGGCGTCTTCGCGCAGGGCCTCTGCGAGAGTCGGGACCGGTGAAGTCCCGGAGCCGGCGGGGGCCTCCAGCCGGACGTTCTTCATTACCAGGGCGACGGCTACCGCGGCGGACGTGGTAACGAGGACCAGGACGAAGCCCGCGTGGATCGAGTCGGAGAGGGCGTTCCTGGCGGTGTCTATAACCTGGCCAAGCACCTGCTTCCCTCCGGGGAAGGCCGAGACGGCGCGCTCCAGGGCCTGTCGGGCTCCGTCGCTGACGAGGGCCTGGGGGTTGTCCAGGGCGGAGACGAGCCTGTCCGGGACTGCGGACGGGACGTTCGCGTCCAGCCTGTCCGCGTAGCCTCTGGTGACGATGGAGCCGATGGCGGCGGTGCCGACGGTCGAGCCGACCGAACGCACGAACTGGGTTGCGGAGGTGGCGACGCCGAGGAGGCGCTTCTCGACCGAGTTCTGGACCGCGAGGGTGGCGGTCGGCATGATCAGACCGAGCCCGAGCCCCGTTACTCCGAGGTAGAGGGCGACCGTGGCCTGTGTTGTACTCACGTCCATGGTAGTCAGCAGGTAGACGCCGAAGGTCATCATCACGGTCCCGAAGATCGTAAACGGCTTGACGCGCCTTACCCTTGCGATGATCTGGCCTCCCAGGATGCCTACAAAGGTCATCGCGAAGACGAGCGGCGTCAGCACGGTGCCCGAGCCCGTCGCCGTCTTGCCCAGGGCGCCCTGCACGAAGAGCGGGGTGTAGAGGATAATGCCGAACATCCCGATCCCCACCAGAAACATGAGCAGCGCCGATGTCGTGAACACCCGGCTCTTGAAGAGCGAGAGCGGGATGACGGGCTCCGGAGCCCGGAGCTCCAGGGGCACGAACAGGGCGAGCAGCACGCCCGCGACGACGAAGCCCGCCACGACGCGCGGCGCGTCCCACGCGTCCCCCTCCCCCACCCAGGAGAGCGCGAGCAGGAGCGCCGTCACCGACGCCGTGATGGTCGCCGCTCCCAGGAAGTCTATTTTCGCGCCGGGCCTGCGCTCGCTTTGGCGCAGCACCAGAGGCAGCACGACGAGGGAGAAGAGGCCGAGCGGCAGGTTCACGTAGAACACCCACCGCCAGGAGAGGTTGTCCGTGATCCAACCTCCGAGGGTCGGGCCGACGACGCTGGACAACGAGAACACGGCGAAGAAGATGCCCTGGTACTTTGCCCTGCGCGCCGGGTCGGGAAAGATATCCGCAATGGAGGTGAAGATGTTGGAGAAGATCATTCCGGCCCCAAGTCCCTGAATGCCCCGGAACAGGATGAGCTCGGTCATCCCCCACGCCGCCCCGCAGAGGGCGCTCCCGATCAGGAACACGACCGCACCGCCGACAATAAACCACTTGCGCCCGTAAAGGTCGCCGAGCTTCCCGATAATCGGTATCGTCGCCGTCGAGGCGAGCAGGTAGGCGGTCGTCACCCAAGCATACTTCGAGAAGCCGTTGAGGTCGGCGATGATCTTGGGCAACGCCGTACCGACTATGGTCTGATCCAGCGCCACCAAGAACAGCGCGAGCATGAGCCCCGCTACAGCGAGCACGATGCTTCCGCTGCTGGAACGCCTGAACCGGCCCACTGCGCTCACTCCTCCACCTCCATCATCTCATCGCTTCTGAGAACAGCCCGAGCAGCCTCTCGAACTCGGCAAGCTCTTTCTCGCTCATCACCGTACGGGCCCTGCGCTCGACTTCCTCGTTGACGCGCGGCAGCCGCTCCCCAACTACCCGCCACCCCTCGTCCGTCAGGTACATACGCACCACCCGATTGTCCCTCGGGTCGCGCTCGCGCCGGATCCAACCCTCCGCTTCCAATGCCTGCGCAGTTCTCGTTACCCGCGATGGGTCGGCTATCTCGTGTTCTTGTACGAACTCGCCCTGACTTATCCCGTCTCGCCGCGAGAGAACCCCGAGCACAAACCACCATATCCCGGGCACCCCGGACTCTCGCTCCACTCGCGCCACCGCCAGCTTGAAGGCTCGCGCCAACACGCGCATCAGCGGCTTCAGATCCCGGGCGGCACCGTCGTTCTTGTTCTTCCCGGCTTCCATGCCCAGATATTGTACGAAAATTCTTTGCAAACGCAATGTTTGCATAAACAAACATTGCAAGCTCAAGTTTCGCGGCCTCGGCCGGGGCTCCGGCGGCTGGGAAGGAAAGGTTGTTGGCGTTCGGGGTATGGGCTTCAGGGGCCGTTGGTCTGGCCGGGCGCGGCTGGCGAGTTCCCTGAGTTCCCTGCACCGAGATGAGAGGGAGCATGCGGAAGGGGATCGCAGATGGCGTCGCAGCGCGGATACGCACCTTCGGGTGTTGGCGGAGAAGGAATGCGTCCGCGGGGCGAGCCGACTCACCAAGGAGCGCGGCGCCCTCGATGCATTACCGGCGGTCGCCGACCGGGAGGGTGAGGGTGGGCTGTCCATGACCGCGCGGATCTGTGGCGGGTCAGGGGTGGTCGATCCAGCCGTGCTCGGAGGCGTAGAGGGCGGCCTGGGTGCGGTCTCGAAGGCCAAGCTTGCGCAGGACGCTGGTTACGTGGTTCTTGACCGTGCCTTCGGTGATGAAGAGCTTCCGGGCGATCTCGCGGTTCGAGAAGCCGCCGGCTACGAGCTTCAGCACCTCGAGCTCGCGCTCTGAGATTGCCTCAAGGCCCGGATGCTTCTCGTCGGGAGCTTTGGAGAGCCGACCAAATTCCTCTATGACCTTAGCCGTGATCTCACCCCCGAGCACGGCCTGCCCGGCGTGGACCCGGCGGATCG
Encoded proteins:
- a CDS encoding alpha/beta hydrolase, which translates into the protein MPARNLASHGKSTRPRVGLVILLVLGLLLVAGGWMGYNYFEHRTLWGNPNTYPPFVTSFGAVNTKTFHSKALGESMTYDVYLPPGYNDPKNASVRYPVVYLLHGAPGGYDDWITVGGANVEMDTLLAQKRLRPMILVMPQGSPWRFASSTEYVDGPLGKWETYISRDLVGEVDASYRTLAARDGRAIAGLSAGGYAAANIGLRHPDEYGVIGSFSGYFTAQAHQPAFGGSRALAASNSPASYLPKLNKKNVPDIYFYVGASDPPYTAENQKFAAQLKSQGIPYDFHVYPGGHTWSLWRDQLPNFLLYASKNLKGG
- a CDS encoding ABC transporter ATP-binding protein gives rise to the protein MQTREADNRKVCPSAKETVIRVRGLRKSYGDVVAVDGVDLDVYRGEIFGILGPEGSGKTTTLEMIKGLSKPDAGEVEVAGYDAVREPLKLKRIVGMQLQTTALFDFLTIRETLELFAELCDADSSPRRIDGLLGSVSLARETKVRVDGLSADQQQRLSLALALVNDPKIVFLDEPTKGLDPQARQNLWDLVEGIRAGGRSVVLATRCAEEAEALCDRVAILDRGRLRSTLWGGPEPGSP
- a CDS encoding MDR family MFS transporter, which encodes MSAVGRFRRSSSGSIVLAVAGLMLALFLVALDQTIVGTALPKIIADLNGFSKYAWVTTAYLLASTATIPIIGKLGDLYGRKWFIVGGAVVFLIGSALCGAAWGMTELILFRGIQGLGAGMIFSNIFTSIADIFPDPARRAKYQGIFFAVFSLSSVVGPTLGGWITDNLSWRWVFYVNLPLGLFSLVVLPLVLRQSERRPGAKIDFLGAATITASVTALLLALSWVGEGDAWDAPRVVAGFVVAGVLLALFVPLELRAPEPVIPLSLFKSRVFTTSALLMFLVGIGMFGIILYTPLFVQGALGKTATGSGTVLTPLVFAMTFVGILGGQIIARVRRVKPFTIFGTVMMTFGVYLLTTMDVSTTQATVALYLGVTGLGLGLIMPTATLAVQNSVEKRLLGVATSATQFVRSVGSTVGTAAIGSIVTRGYADRLDANVPSAVPDRLVSALDNPQALVSDGARQALERAVSAFPGGKQVLGQVIDTARNALSDSIHAGFVLVLVTTSAAVAVALVMKNVRLEAPAGSGTSPVPTLAEALREDAAGDPEDERLAEILSRDGVPDDEHALALLALAGRLESANGRYPNLVRAAAGLVDGPGEERERAVRASKTIIRPLAQKGT
- a CDS encoding MarR family winged helix-turn-helix transcriptional regulator, with amino-acid sequence MEAGKNKNDGAARDLKPLMRVLARAFKLAVARVERESGVPGIWWFVLGVLSRRDGISQGEFVQEHEIADPSRVTRTAQALEAEGWIRRERDPRDNRVVRMYLTDEGWRVVGERLPRVNEEVERRARTVMSEKELAEFERLLGLFSEAMR